The genomic region AACCCCTTACTCCCCCCAACGGTGGCGGGGGAGGCTGCTCGGCGGCGGGACGcggcggtccgccggggccgggccggggcagcTCCCCGGCGCCCTCGGCAGGGTCGGAACCCGAGCGGCCGCCGATCCGGTGAGCGGGGCTGCGGGTGCAGGGCCGGGGGAGCCCGGGGCGCTACCCGCGTCCCGCccgctgctgcagctgggatcAGGCAGGCACTGAGGGAGGCAGCgccagggaggctggagggaaCAGCGGCGGGAGCTTTCTGCATCCCTTCGTCCTCCGACCCCGTTCGCGGAGGGATACCGGCGTGGAGACAGTGGCCCCAAGCCGAGGCAGGGGTGGCTTTGCTGTCGTTTTCAGCGCTGCTACCGGTACGGGGGAAAGAGCGGAGCAGCACTTGGTGCTCGCCCGACCGTGGCGGGTGAGGGTAGAGGCGGGATCCGCGTGGATAAGGCTCATGCACgggcagagaaagggctgaGACGCGGGGGTTGCTCCGGTGCACGGAGCAAAGGCGGTAAACTTCTGCCCTCAAGGGACAGGGATACCGAAGGCTTTGTGAGTGGGTAGAACAATAAATCGAATGTTTAATGCAATGGAAAAGTGTTAAGTTAGCAGAAGAGTGATTTTTGAGGCTTCGCTGTATGCCTTTAAAAACAAGTGGACTGGGTGGGAAATTACAGAACTGCAGCAATATGCAAACCACTTGTGTgaatgtttactttttaaaaaaagcaaattgtGCTTAAGATGAATGGAAGATCTTTACCTGGAGGCAAACTGGGTTCTGATGTGAAGGGCAAAGCAAAAGGATTCATTGCTTCTGCTAATTGCTCTGGCTGTTTTCTAGGTTTTGGATGTAGGAAATATGAATGACTGGCAGAGGAAAAGCCCTCTAGACTGGGAAACGTATGTAAACAAAATGGTGAAAGTTGCTGCAGTTGAGAAACATGAGTATGAAGGATGGGTCTTAACAGTTGATCCAGTTTCTGCCAGGTAAGTACcaaagcttttgtttctgtcaagctaagagaaaacaagtttttcaggaaaaggaaagatcCCAAGACTGAAGCAAACTTATTTGGAGTAAAACCTGCATGTTGGGGCTgtgtcctgttttttttttttcaattggcAAGGCCTAAGAGAAAGCAATATTGTAGTTGATGAGGCCGGTTCACCTGAATCCACCTTAAACTCATTCAAAGGACTGATAAGTTTGGGGAATGGGTAATATCTTGATTCGTGCTGACTTTACTGTGGACCTGAGGTTAGTACTTTACATGATATCCATGTGTTTAAGGCTACTTTTAATAATACACCAAGCCTTGCTTTCCTGCATTTAGGAATGCAGGAATGGTTTTAAtgctttaagtactgaaagctGTATCCTCTGTCCACAGTTCTCACATCAATGCCCTGCTTTCCCCTTCAGCCAGACACCCATGAGGGGGTAGTGGCTGCTTTGGAGAGAAAGCGGGGAAAACCAACGAGGGCATTAGACAGATGGTGGTAGCACAGGTCTTGGTTATCTCAAGTGAATAACTTAAAAACAGGGTTTGAAAGGCAGAGCATGCCAGGAAGTAGGTAGAAATTTGGCTCCTTGCTGCCGCAGCTTTTTCACACCTTTTTCGTCAAGAGCTTGTCCCACATGAGCATAAGATGGAGGCTAGAAACTAAAACATCCAGCTTCTGATGTGTTTCAGTAGAATTGGTTGTTGCTTCAACTCTGGAGCAGCTCCGATACTCTAATCTTCTCTTGGAGTTACTTAACCTTTTGGTGGGAAAGGTGCATGCAGCTGTGAGTGATTCTGGGGAGTCAGGCTAAAATCAAGGCATATTTCATTGCATGTTTCCCAAAAAGTCATTACTTCCACTAATGGTAGCAATAGTAGGTTAGCAAAGCGCTGGCATCAAAGTCTGGAATTTTTCTTTCcgcaagaggaagaaaatgattTCTGATCCTTTTTGTTGATGTATGGGGAGGAGATCCTAGAAAGATAACAAGCTGCCTTCCTATCTGTATTTTAGGACTTCTGGGATTTAAGAGCTCCTGGGAAAAGACATAGGCTGCTACAACATGAGGCTGAACGTGCTGTTGTGTGTTTCCAGTGGCATCCTCAAGCTATAGTTTTCAGTAAAGAAACTAGCAACATTTgtagaaaaaaagtattatttttttaggaACGATCAATAATTAAATACAATGATTTGTCATTAAAAGCTTCTGATGTTGTTAGCTGCTGCCATTGCCTTCAGCATTCAAAGGGCTGAATGTATGAAGGCATCACTGTTTTTGAATGTTGGAAGACTTAAGGTTCTTCAGCAAGGTTGGGCATTTTGCACAAGAATATTTGGATTGCCAGCCCTGATTTTAAtgtacattttgtttttttttaaaataacatgctGCTTGATGGTATCTAGAGCAGTTTCAAATTCAAGGCCAGAAGTTACCTGCAAAGCcccatgttttctgtgttttcagggTATAGCAGCATGCTATTCCAGAAAAATGCTGGGTACTCGATATTTACTAAATACCCAGGTTACTCTGATGCTAATGAGCACTCATCTCCAAGAACCTTCGCCTGTGTTTCTCAGTCTTCAGTTAAGTACAATGACTCATATGTCCTTCTTTCCTTGGCAGTATCGTCCTTGCAACGTGCCTGGAGAATGAAAAAGCATCCATATCAGTTGTCTTGGGCCATGCTGTCCAGGAGGttgaaatactgaaagaagGGGACAATGAAATGAAGCAACGGCTTTCTTGCATATTTGCACctgaagaaagcaaagcctACAGTCCAGAGGAACTtgaaaagaggaagaatgaCTTGAAGACTTGGCTGGAAACAAACCACATCCCTGTAACAGAGCAAGGTGAATCAGGAAGAACGCTATGTGTGGCAGGGGTATTAACTATTGACCCACCATATGGCCCAGAAGAGTGCAGCAGCTCCAATGAGATTATTCTGTCTCGGGTTCAAGGCTTGATACAGGGCTATCTTGAAAAGCAACAGTGATGTCTGCTGTTTAAAGCAGTTGTCTTTTGGAATGAGTCTATCCACCCTATTTTAGGAACTGTCCTGGGTATCCACAAAAATGCTGGATTTAGGtactttttttctatttttgtaacAAGCAGTATAAACTAAAAGCGTGAAGCATTTTCCATGcactattttttattaaaagcaagcCACTGAATAATGATGATGTATTAAGCTGATACACCAGTTTACTGTATCAGTTAAGTTGATATATCAGTTTAATACGTATTTTTTGTAACAGTATTGCGAAAGATGATACATGAtaaattttaactgttttcctctgccttttcaattaatttaattacttATCTAGTGATGTAGGCGTGGTTATTTGAACTGCTTaccagaatttttttgtttttcaagaaagAGACTTGTGACACTTGGACTTACCAAAcgagattaaaaaaatgtttagaaggcttttttgttttttcccttcaaacGCTGTCATGTTTTAGAGCATGAATTATAATGTAGGTCCAAGTTTATAAAATTATTAGAGAAGGTTAGCAGGCAAATAGCAGGGTTTCCTATTCTTTTCCTATCTATTTGTTATTTTAGAGCACCAGTGATTGGAAGACCTTTGTTCCTTAGAGAATTTCTTGCAGTTTGTGTTTCTTAATGCTTTGTTTCTAGTTTATGGCAACATACAATGCAAGAATCATTATGATTGTTCCTGAGATTATTAATCCAGTCAGGAGCATTTAAAGCCCTCATTTCTCTTGTAGTATATTAATTTGTTCTGTCTTATTATGAAATAGCACCAAAACATACGCTAGCGTGCTCAAATGCATTTGGAAAGTCTGTCTAACCCTTGTTAATAAAAGGCCCTCCTCATTCCCGCTGTGGTTTATTTAAAGTTAGTTCAGATCTGTCAGGttcatgctgatttttttcttaaaaatcctCTACTGCACATATGCTTCTGTGTGGGTCTCCCTGAAAAGGTTGGTAGATGCCAACAATGTGAATGCTTCAGCTGCCTGCCTGGATGAGATCAGCCAGCACCTGAAGTCCTTGGCACCCGAGGGTAGCTGGGATGTATTTTGCATGAGAGCTAGTGTCAGATCAAACTCTGCTCAAGAGATCTGAGAGTAGTTTGAGAATGCCTCGTTAAAAGGAAAGCAACACCTCCTGCCTCCTCACCACGGAATAAGGACCCCAGCAGGCTCCGTCACCTCCAGTCTCAGTGGTGCCAGAAGCCAAGTTACTGGTGTCACACGAGGGTGATGACTGGAAGAACTGGTTCCTGTCACCTCTGCTCCTTTTTTGTACCACTGAGCCTCCCTCACACCCAGTTGCGCTACGGGCGGGAGCTCGTGTgcggggcgggctgggggcgAGCAGCGGCTGCCTGCGCCCCTGGGGACCTCACTGATGGCAAGCCCTAGGGGAGGCACCTGGCTATGGTATCAACGGACGCGGGGCCCGAGCAGCAGACGTAACTAGCTTCCCCAGCGGAAACCACCCGGGAAAGGAGCGGCCCCCGCAGGACGCGGCGAGGAGGAGCCTTGGCTCGcgctgctgcctctcctcccgCCGTACCCTTAACGCGGTTCCACGCCCCAGTGCGCAGGCGCGCCCGGTCGGCCGCTGCTCTCGCGAGACCTGTCTGCGCCTGGGGAGTGGAATTGTCCCGCCCCGCTCTGTGTTGCCAAGCGACCTGAGCCCCGCCCCCTCGTGCGGCCGCCGGGGCGCGTCGCGCAGCCGCAGCGGCGCCTCCCTCTATATAAGGGTCGGGCGCGGGGCTCGGCCTGTAGCTGGGAAGATGTCGCGCTACGGGCGTTACGGTAGGGGGAATAGCGAGCCGGGGCGGCGTGGGCCGGTTTGGGGTGGTAGGGGCTGCCGTTGGGGGCGGTGGCAGCGGCGGCGTTGCTTGCGCCGCGCTGAGGGTGGGAGGAAGCGGTCGTTGCTTCGGGTGGCCGGTGGTGAGACAAGATGGCGCCGGGGAGGGCGATGCtggggggcggcggccgccaTCGGGCCCCTGGGGTGGCGAGCCCGGCGAAGAGCGGACCCCTG from Phalacrocorax carbo chromosome 3, bPhaCar2.1, whole genome shotgun sequence harbors:
- the GEMIN6 gene encoding gem-associated protein 6 isoform X1, coding for MAAATTTAAVATSPASPPQRPPAAPLPAVLDVGNMNDWQRKSPLDWETYVNKMVKVAAVEKHEYEGWVLTVDPVSASIVLATCLENEKASISVVLGHAVQEVEILKEGDNEMKQRLSCIFAPEESKAYSPEELEKRKNDLKTWLETNHIPVTEQGESGRTLCVAGVLTIDPPYGPEECSSSNEIILSRVQGLIQGYLEKQQ
- the GEMIN6 gene encoding gem-associated protein 6 isoform X2, whose amino-acid sequence is MNDWQRKSPLDWETYVNKMVKVAAVEKHEYEGWVLTVDPVSASIVLATCLENEKASISVVLGHAVQEVEILKEGDNEMKQRLSCIFAPEESKAYSPEELEKRKNDLKTWLETNHIPVTEQGESGRTLCVAGVLTIDPPYGPEECSSSNEIILSRVQGLIQGYLEKQQ